CTCAAAGAAATTTAACCTGCTTACTCTATTTAGTATGCCCAATCTACCCCATCAAAATCACATACATTGTCGCATCTACCTAACATGGTTGACTCACTCAACTTGTCTAATTCCCCCAACTCTTCTAACACTGCGCCTGACTAATTTATTCAATTGCTAGGCACAACCCAACTTAGCTTGGTCTGCACATTCCACTCAACATGGCCAAGTTAAGTTCAATTATCTCTAGGGATTGCAAATATCACATAATGTTATATTTAGGAGAGGTGATAGAAACATTTAGCAACTTAATTATGAAAATTGTGAAACGGAACCATTCATTCATTGTGATCACCCTAAATTGTGCTAGCAAATATTGAAATCGAATAGACAGGGAATGAGCCAATGTAATTTCTTTCCATTCTACCCTACCAAACATAGCAATGGTCCAGCAACATCCAATtcagaattcaaccaaaacttaAAGTGCATGTTCTTATCTGGAGAATTAACTACCTTTTATCGTTGCAAGCTGGGTTATACCATTAACCAAATGTTTCACAACTACAAGGATACAAAACTAATTTAAGAAATTAGAAACCTACTATTAACCATGTTAAGCTCAACAATCTTTAACAGAGATGAAACTAATGGCTGCAAGGATATAAAACAATGTCATAGGAAATAGCAACAGGCTCACCTGTCCGTCAAACTATTATCGAACTGGCTAATAACATGCATTAGCTTACGGCCGTAGGCCTCCAATTGGAGCCGGAAACAAAAGAACGGGGTAATAGAGCTCATCAACATTCACTAATTAGAAGAGATGTGCCCTTATCTACAAAGGGGCAATCAACAAAATTAAAGTTGTCTAGGCGGGTGCTATGTCAGGCAGGTTTCTGGCAGCTGCATCAACATCAGTCTCCGACTGATGGATTAAGATAACTTACAAATCAATGTCAATTTGATTGGATCAATGGTGGAAACTAGAAAGATTAGTGTTCACTAATGGAGGAACATGCAGTGAGGCTTCTACCTGCAGCGCCAGCAATGGCACATTCAATCAAGAACATTATTTTACAATCTTCAAATTACCTGCACCAAATGAGACTTCACGGACCAGTCTGATAATAGTCTGGATCACAGTCATCTTCGACACTTTTTTACAGAATGCCCTGTTTTCCGCTTGTGGCGGCTAAAATCCGACACAAAACGAAATGTCTGGCCACAATCAGGTTCAGAGCAGACATAAGGGCGATCCCCAGTATGAACCCGTATGTGTTCAGTTCGGGCCCATGGCCACTTGAAAGTCATCTTGCAGCCTTTCCATGGGCAGACCAATGGTCGGTCATCAGTATGTACCTTCCTGTGCTGCACCAAATACTTGTGAGAGAAAAATTTCTTCCCACAACCTTTTACTGGGCAAATGTCTCGCTTGTGTAATGACAACTCATGATTTGTGGCAAAGCTCATGAAGCAGCCCTCAATATCACATGTGTATTGTTCATCCTCGTCATTGGTTGTAAGATTCATAGTTTGAGATTTTTTAGGTTTCCTCTTTGCGGATTGTTTATCACGCGTGTATtggtcatcatcatcatcatcatccttggTCGTAAGATTCACAGGTTGAGACTTTTTGGGTTTCCTCTTTCCAGATTGTTTGTCACATGTATATTGTTCATCCTCATCCTTGGTTGTAAGATTCACGGTTTCAGATTTTCTGGGTTTCCTCTTTGCAAATTGTTTCTTGACAGCCAATTTTTTCTTTAGATCTTCAGACTTGGATGGTCGTTTCCTGAGACAAGTGCTAGGACCTCCTGATTCAATTTTGGAACTCAATTTAAGCTGGCTAGTGCCTTCCTTCTGCCTCAACTGACTGCTTCTTAGAGTCCTTCCCAATGTTGATGCTGGAGTTTCAGATACATCTTCCATTTTTGGATTTCTCTCTACCCTGGAGTATCTGGGTTTCTTAGATTTTGCCTTCATCAtagacttcttcctcttctttccggTCCTTTTTGCAGACAGATTGTCACCATTGCTTTTGGATGATGCTTTGCTAGTATGATCTGTATCAGTCTCCACCAAAGGTTTCAGGTCAGGATCGAGAGAGAAAACCTCTTCAGTCTGCTCCTGGTCAAGAGTTTCATTTTTGTAGGCTAAAAATGGATGAACTTGGTTTGACATCCAAACCTTCCCACACCACCTACCAGCAACAACTATTTTCTTCTGCCGGCCTGGACGTCTAGCACAAGCCTGTGATTTCACAGGGGAGTTACGAACAGAGTTGTAACCAAAGGCTTTGTATATGATTGGATTATATGGAACTTGCTTGTTGTAGAGAGGTGATTTGCTGAGGCTTGCAGTATAGTAGAGGTTGATTCCCAATTTCACAGTCCAATCGCTATTCAAAGGCATGATTTCTTCATCATCTAGggctgtttttatttttgtttggtcTTCTTTGTCAGCCTCCCTGAATTTAACATCCTTCCAAACATAGTCAATTCCTAATTCTTTTGCCAGCAACTTTGCTTCTGATTCTATTTTGGGATAAACTGCATTTATCATTACAAGCAAATCACTTTACAATCTCTACAGATAGCTTTAGAGTATGTgcataaagaaaaacaaataaaacacaATTATCACTTGACCAGAATCGAGTATATGTTCATGCAGTTTTAAGCTTACTCTTGATAGCAAACATGTACTTCAGGTTACAGGATTCAAATTGTATGCCCACACTCAGGTATCATGAAAGCTACAGCTCACAGGATTCTTGAAAGAGAATTATTGTCCATTGCAACACATTAGATAGGTTACAGTCAACATAGATTACAGCTGAATTAGGTAATGGCCCCCACCCACCCACTCCACACACACAACTTTATGACCACCATACAAGCagcaataaaagaacaagatttATGTTTGAAGAAGATTTAATTCTTACAGATGCATAGAGCAGAAAACATTGGAATGACAGAGTAATTATTTATTTAGTACATGTTTAATAGAATAGAGCTTCTAGCTATCACCCTAATAATGAGCAGCTGTTAGTAGATGCAGCAAacaagatttaaaacaaaataaaaaaggcAAATTACAAAGATATCAACAACATTCTTCGACAGTAGGAAGATCAATAAATGCACAGTTGTTCCTGGAGGTAGTGAGTTGGTTTCCATTACTTAGGTTATCCCTGGTCACGTGTATCGTACATATGCATAAAAATGATAACAAGGATATTTAATTCCTTCCTACCTATTTGAAGGAATATTGTTTCTAACTATCACTATCATAATAAGCAACTGGTAATTAGTTTCCGCAGACAAAACTGCTAAACAAAATGAAGAAACCAAATTACGAATAAGTCTACAACAATCTGCAACAGTAGGAATATCAAGAAATGAACTGTTGCTCCTCATCATAATGAGGTGGTTTACATTAGTAAGACTATCCCCTCAATTAGTCACATGTAACAAACAAACTAGCACAATAACATCCAATGTTAGCTCAAAAATGTTGAgcagaaaaatgaaaaaaagttCCTATTAAGAAAGCCAATGTATCTGATAATAAAACTACACCATGCTCAACAGCAATCCTGGTTTGTAGTTTGCCAATGTGAAATGGAAATGAAGCACACTTTCTTACACATTAACACAGTCATCTTCTAGCACTTGTGTGGCTTCAGAAAGTTGTCTAAATCTTAAATTGAACAGCAACATACATAAGTTTCTATTTTTGTCAGTTTGAAATGGAAATGAAACAGGTTCTCTTATACATAAGCAATCATGTTCCAATACCTACAGCAGATCTTCAAACTGGTTTCAGTTTTCTGCTTCAAGTTTCAAGGAAACAGCGTCCAGTTTTCTGTTTCAGttcacaaaaaataataatttgaatctCTGAGTTCTTCATTACTATATGGGAAGGTTGTTATATACGAAATAAGTATACAACTCTTAGCAGACCGAATATGAGACAAAACATGAATCTTTGGAAATTTATATAAAAGTTAAGGAAAAAGCAACTCCTACACCAAACTCCCCACAAAGCTGCATCTCTAAGGGAAAGGAGCAAACACAGAGATACAAACACCAAGGAATACTATAAGGATAAATGgggaaagaaatagaaataatacaAAGAAATGATATTTTAGTATAAGagtaaaaaataatacaacataAAATAACAGAAATGCACGATCACCTAATTCAGATATTTTAGGACAAGAGTGAAAAATAATACAACATAAAATAGCCTTTCAACAGAAATGCACGATCACATAATTCAGAACATCACCTGGATGACATAGAAGCATCATATGCACCCCACCTACTGGCTGCAGACGTTTTTCAACTTCTGCAGCGTGCTCAAGACAGAATACATGCATTCTAGAAGAATCCTTGTCAGATCCTTGCATGGTTGGCATACAGAATGACAATTTTGGatcaaaattcctcatttctgAATGTATCCCAGCCTTAAATCCTGGCACAGTTGGGTTGCCACAAATATCACGTTTGACAGAAATATTTGATGAAATAGATGTTTGATTTCCCATTCTCAATATGCTGTAGTAATTTCCAGTAGTCACGATCTTCTCACAAACACCATATAATTTCTTGCAACTCACATCTCTAGGTTCCCCCTTGAGCCATACAGTATCATTATCCTCTGAATCAGATGTATTCACTATGTCCCCTGTTTCTGATTGACTTGGACTAGATAACTCTGGTTTTAGATGGCTTTTGCCATCCACAAAACAATTGGTTTTCCCATCTAAATTATATGAAACACCCTCAGATTGAGGACTTTGAGCTGATGTAGCAATTTGACAGTCTGATCCTGCCAAACACAAGTCCAACTCACATGCAGCCTCCTTCGAGAAGAGATTTTGGAGTGCAACAGCAGTTTCAGAGTAATGATTGCCATTACATGGTGTTGAATCTTCCACGACATTTTTGTCATCATCTTGCACACCATCTTCGATGTCGGATGTATCAGCATAAACAGAAGCTAAAAGATCAAGTGCAGAAGTATCTCTCGGACATGTAACATCAGAAAACATATCCACACTCTGGTCTGAACCCTGAGCTGAATAAAGGTAACAGCAAAATCAGTTATCATTTAATCAGTTGGCAGAGTAAATTTCCACAACAGGTGAAGAATGTAATGAATAAAAATAGATAAATAGTTCAGTCAGGGAGCCTATTTCCAGTAAGTGAGATGCAGAAAGAATGATAAGATATATTTCATTTGACCAAAGAAAAACGCATTAATCTTTTAGTACCAAAAAATCAATATCTAAGCTTTGTACAATGAAGATTTGTTAGAGTAACACATAACCCAAAATCTACAAAAATGTGAAAAGGACCAATATGGATCAAGTGCAAATAAACCACAAGCAAGAAATAATGATTAACAAAGAATAACAAAAGGTACATACTTGAACTGATTTCAAAGATTAGATTGGATAACAAGTAAATCCAAAAGTTTATTGTTAAAGTTCTCCAATCTTAGACCAATATTCTATATTCAAAAGGGAAGTTATACATCTCCAAGATTTTAATGTTTTGTTTGACCAAACAACCCATCTCCAGCATAAACATCCTTCGACCACATTAACATATCAAAGAACAAGCATTAGATGAACTAGTAGCTATTTTTCTCATGAACATTGAGCAACATTAAACAAAATTTAAAGCAAATTTACTAACAAACAATAAGTTTCAAGGTTTTCCATCAAGATATCCAAAAAACACATTTATAGCAACAACCttcaaatattaaaatcttgAGGTTGCCTATGATTCATTAGAAAGTCAGGAAGCACATAATATGGTGGAATCTGTCAAATATTAAAACTGCTATATGTTTGATTAAGAATTTAGCAAGCAGCTCTTAACATTCTCAAACACAGTTTTCATAGTTCATCTTATAGTATCAGTTACAATAAAAGGTCCTCGAGAATACAAGACTCAGTAAGCAAAGCATCTCTATACTATTAATGTCTGAGAGGAGAAAGGAGAGTTTTCTTTCTAGAACGATCACATTTTTAAACTTAAGCAAATTTAAGTAGAACaaaaaaaatgaagttttaaattcattaaaaatgaACAAGAAAATTATTCTGATGAGACTTTGCAAAATTGAAATACCATCTTACCAATGTCGGCAACCAAATTGTTTCCATTTGACTTccaatttgtatttgtatttacaCCAGTAACTTCTCCAGAACCAATAGCATGATCCTTAAGGAAATCACAATCAGCAGAAATTAGATATTTGGCTGCCGACTCTCTTGGTTGAATGATAGCCACACAAGCAAAGCTCAAAATTCCACATGTTACACATGACAACAATCCTTGATCCAGCAAACCATTAGCTTGTATTGTCCCTTCTTTTTCACCTTCCAAATTTTGTAAAACAGAGGTTGAGGAGAGGACACAAGGACTAGCATGTTCATCAGATGTACTAGATGAAATCATTTTATCGCTTTCTACAGATGAATTTCCTCCATATGAAAATAACCCATTGAAATTTCTAATTCTTGAATTCCATCCAGGACCAACATCACTAGAAGGAACAAGTCGTGATGCATCTACAGCCTCTTGATGACTGCACAGACCAAGTGATAATCTAGGCTTTACCTTGACTTGAGACCTGACCAGTGAATTTGAATAGAAAGAACATTCAGATGCATTCTGTGGAAGAACTACGCAGGATGTTCCAGCATCCTGAAGAATATCAAGGAGGCGATTATTTTGAATCACACTTTGAACAAATGCATTTTTGAccacctcttctccttctcctttcaTCTTATCTTTTAGCCTAGAACTTCGTGGTTCGCTTCCATCGCCTATGGGCATCCTATAAAGAAAAAAGGCGATCATTCTACATAAGAATTATGCATCTGAAACATAAATTCATCTGTAGAAAAACAATTCTTCTAAAATCATCATAGTACAAATAATTTTAGGCATTCATAGCTGCCAGCCCACCACAATGAAAATTAAATCTACTGCATtcacatttatcaaactaaaaataaataaatagtgcATTTCATAACCAAAGAAGTTATGACCTCATATTCCTTTATTGAAACATAAACTGTGGAATAAAAAAAGATTCTGTGAAATGGAAGCCCAACTGAAAACCTAGGTAGTTATGCCATCACAGTTCATTCTAAATatttattgaaaaaataaaataaaataagaaggcataatttttatatacacaaagaaatacaatattaGAAACTAAAGGCATAGGGGTAAGCCACACTGAGAACATACAAATGGATATAATGTAAGAAGTTTGCTTGAATAAAGGGGAAAAAAAGAAGGTAGAGATGCATTTAACACATTATTCATCAAGAATATATTTATGTTATCAGAAAGCAAACAAATAGTTATCATGATTCACAAGAATACTTATAACTCATGTAATTTCCAAAAcattttaatttttctcttttaCACCTTAGGAATGAGAAAAGAATATGATGTCTCACAAAAGAAATGCTCATGTCAACCATAAATGGTGCATCAATACAAGGCAGTGCATATGCCACAACATAAACCACATGAACTAACACCAAACAGAAAAACTTGTGTAGGGACTACAGTCAAGGACTCATATGAACCATCAGTATAGGTGGTTGCATGCATTGTTGCCTAGAAGAATAGCCATTCCCATAATTGCAATATATAGCTGAGCTTTAGATTAGTAACAGTAAATTTTTCATAGTAATTCTGACATATATCCTCTTCGTATTAGCTTTACAATATGCAATTAGTTCTATATATAAATCAAGCAACTCATAGGTTCAATCATCATGTGCTTTAAATATGCTCATTTTAAACCCCTTTGAAAATCATTAATACCATAGCCTTATAGATAGAATGATAGATAAGAGACTGGGCTCTCAAAAAATCtcaatatttattttatacttaAGATCCTTGTATAATGGAAATTTGGAATACAGAGCAAATAGCTCTTCAGCGAGAATTGAAAATGTGACAACAATATGTCAAACATATTTAACTAGCAAGCCTAAAGTAGCAGTGTGTCCAATTCAACTCACCATATGTACTCCATTATCCATATATTGAGAAGGTCTTGTGTTCAATCATTGGAATTCTAGTATGCATTTGAGATTAGAGCCATATGATAGAAAAGGAACAAACACTGACCCGGAAAACCCTGGAACTAGTAGATCATTCCTTGAAAGAAGAGTTGGCGTAGAGGAAGAAAGGCAGGTGTGAGAGATATTGAAAGAACAGAGAAAACAAACTACACAATTCCAAGTAATACTATTTTACTAGCGATCAACACACTGCAATAAGTGTGTGCCCTTGAGAAACAAGTTTATTGTCCAAACATGTATTGATCTCCTTTTAGTCCCTTTATTACTTCTGACCTCCATGACTACCAACTACTGATCCCCTTCGGGTCCCTTTACCTACTTGCAAAGCAAACTTATGCAAAAGATAATCATACAAGAAAGTGATACACACTAACAGAAAGATAATATACAAATAAAGCAACAGGCAAACCTTCTGCTTGATGATATTGCAAGTGCATATAGCAATTGATAATGAGACACCATAGGAGGATAGTTTATTGAAGCCCTCCTCACTGCAGCTTCTTTGGCAAATCTCAACCATTCAGGAGTAGCTATATTTGCTGCTTCGCCACAATTGAATCCTACAATGACAAAAGAAGACATCATTCTAATAAATGCAATAACGATGTCTTGGTATGAAAATTTCCACATATGATATGGCAAATCAAGTTTAAGAATCTTGGATATGCATATCAGACCACATATCAAGGCTTCAAAGATTAGGAAATACCAAGATGATGATACAGCTAAGTTACCTTATGCAATCAAAAGTGTATTTTAGATTATCATAACAAAAATTGTTCAATCAAACTTTTAAGACAACTTTCATGACAATCAATTGCACTGGCTAATTTTTCACTAGTTCCATTGAACACAAATTGCTGATCACAATATGTAATGTTTGCAGCATAGTTTGGTCTCCAACACTAACTATGATTATATATTTGAAAGAAACAAAATTTAGAGCCTTGAAAAATGTGAAGTGTgtcaaacaagaaaaaaaaattgatttagacTCCATACAATACAACATACATGAATCCTGTCATAAACTGTCCAATTAAGATGCTAGAATTGAGAAAGGTTAAAAGAATCCAATACGTTTAACCTATGCAGGCACAGAAGGTACATGTGCTACTTATATTTGCAAGATAGAAGAAAATTGTCTAAATGAATTTATAGGCTATTTTTACTAGGTGTGGCCTAAAACA
This region of Zingiber officinale cultivar Zhangliang chromosome 9A, Zo_v1.1, whole genome shotgun sequence genomic DNA includes:
- the LOC122018883 gene encoding lysine-specific demethylase JMJ705-like, whose product is MASAVSSAAPGVVAQEPLPLEVPPWLKGLPLAPEFHPTEQEFVDPIAYILRIEREASSYGICKIVPPFPPAPKKTAVTNLNRSFASRNLSGSGGRKSSSFTTRQQQVGFCPRRPRPVQKPVWQSGERYTLQQFEAKARQLERSHLRRSAGRKAASSEALSPLEIETLFWRASADKPFAVEYANDMPGSGFPLLAPSTRRWREDAPANVGESTWNMRGVSRGKGSLLRFMKEEIPGVTSPMVYAAMLFSWFAWHVEDHELHSLNYLHMGAGKTWYGVPRDARLAFEEVVRVHGYGGEVNPLVTYAILGEKTTVMSPEVLVGAGIPCCRLVQNAGDFVVTFPGAYHSGFSHGFNCGEAANIATPEWLRFAKEAAVRRASINYPPMVSHYQLLYALAISSSRRMPIGDGSEPRSSRLKDKMKGEGEEVVKNAFVQSVIQNNRLLDILQDAGTSCVVLPQNASECSFYSNSLVRSQVKVKPRLSLGLCSHQEAVDASRLVPSSDVGPGWNSRIRNFNGLFSYGGNSSVESDKMISSSTSDEHASPCVLSSTSVLQNLEGEKEGTIQANGLLDQGLLSCVTCGILSFACVAIIQPRESAAKYLISADCDFLKDHAIGSGEVTGVNTNTNWKSNGNNLVADIAQGSDQSVDMFSDVTCPRDTSALDLLASVYADTSDIEDGVQDDDKNVVEDSTPCNGNHYSETAVALQNLFSKEAACELDLCLAGSDCQIATSAQSPQSEGVSYNLDGKTNCFVDGKSHLKPELSSPSQSETGDIVNTSDSEDNDTVWLKGEPRDVSCKKLYGVCEKIVTTGNYYSILRMGNQTSISSNISVKRDICGNPTVPGFKAGIHSEMRNFDPKLSFCMPTMQGSDKDSSRMHVFCLEHAAEVEKRLQPVGGVHMMLLCHPVYPKIESEAKLLAKELGIDYVWKDVKFREADKEDQTKIKTALDDEEIMPLNSDWTVKLGINLYYTASLSKSPLYNKQVPYNPIIYKAFGYNSVRNSPVKSQACARRPGRQKKIVVAGRWCGKVWMSNQVHPFLAYKNETLDQEQTEEVFSLDPDLKPLVETDTDHTSKASSKSNGDNLSAKRTGKKRKKSMMKAKSKKPRYSRVERNPKMEDVSETPASTLGRTLRSSQLRQKEGTSQLKLSSKIESGGPSTCLRKRPSKSEDLKKKLAVKKQFAKRKPRKSETVNLTTKDEDEQYTCDKQSGKRKPKKSQPVNLTTKDDDDDDDQYTRDKQSAKRKPKKSQTMNLTTNDEDEQYTCDIEGCFMSFATNHELSLHKRDICPVKGCGKKFFSHKYLVQHRKVHTDDRPLVCPWKGCKMTFKWPWARTEHIRVHTGDRPYVCSEPDCGQTFRFVSDFSRHKRKTGHSVKKCRR